A stretch of Candidatus Zixiibacteriota bacterium DNA encodes these proteins:
- a CDS encoding radical SAM protein, protein MSDTNKRVPDIVGWEITRQCNLRCAHCFTAATRRPVGELTDDECRAIIDAMAEVGVKMIGWTGGEPLLRKDLEELTEYAWSRNVRSNITTNGVLLNEERAERLIAAGCHTVQISLDGSTPEMNRRIRGATNSDYHRIVDAIRICKRLGARVVMASLVGRENLDDARRMIAFGKHEGVDTIRFCGFTPIGRGKQKQVKRRLQFSDELCDLLAFVKEAQEDDDILVTFDVGFGPVPPDYGFHKCIAGIETFYLKASGDVYPCTALAFPQFLVGNVREQPLQDLWQSPRMLAMAEFLRDQIDGFCSTCDNFANCRGACRGSTLAHTGNLHASFPMCLYPVETISPRQP, encoded by the coding sequence ATGAGCGACACCAACAAGCGAGTTCCCGACATAGTCGGCTGGGAGATCACCCGCCAGTGCAACCTGCGCTGTGCGCATTGTTTTACCGCGGCCACGCGCCGTCCGGTGGGCGAACTGACCGACGACGAATGCCGGGCGATCATCGATGCTATGGCGGAAGTCGGCGTCAAGATGATCGGCTGGACCGGCGGCGAACCCCTCCTGCGAAAAGATCTCGAAGAACTCACCGAGTACGCCTGGTCCCGAAACGTCCGGAGCAATATCACTACAAACGGGGTTCTCCTGAATGAAGAGCGCGCCGAGCGGCTCATCGCGGCCGGCTGCCATACGGTGCAGATCAGTCTCGACGGCTCCACCCCGGAGATGAACCGTCGAATTCGCGGCGCCACCAATTCCGACTATCATCGCATCGTGGACGCAATCCGCATCTGTAAACGACTCGGCGCCAGAGTGGTCATGGCGTCGCTGGTCGGGCGCGAGAACCTCGACGATGCCCGCAGGATGATCGCTTTCGGCAAGCATGAGGGGGTGGATACAATAAGGTTCTGCGGATTCACGCCGATCGGCCGCGGCAAACAAAAGCAGGTGAAACGCCGTCTCCAATTCTCCGACGAGCTCTGCGATCTGCTGGCATTTGTGAAGGAAGCTCAGGAGGACGACGACATCCTGGTTACGTTTGACGTCGGTTTCGGTCCGGTCCCTCCTGACTACGGATTCCACAAGTGCATAGCGGGTATCGAGACATTTTATCTCAAGGCCAGCGGTGACGTCTACCCCTGCACCGCCCTCGCCTTTCCACAGTTCCTTGTCGGGAACGTACGTGAGCAACCACTCCAGGATCTTTGGCAGTCGCCAAGGATGCTCGCGATGGCGGAATTCCTTCGTGATCAAATCGACGGCTTCTGCAGCACCTGCGACAATTTCGCCAATTGTCGCGGCGCCTGC